One segment of Micromonospora parathelypteridis DNA contains the following:
- a CDS encoding sugar phosphate isomerase/epimerase family protein, translating into MTTIALACQEQLLPGTDLIQKYALAAALGYQGIELRGRGDLAFARRLPELRRARAAGVVMPTVCVEMDHFIGDFDPARSADAVRNLRSQLSVIAELGGVGVMTPAAWGMFSRRLPPFEPPRPPAGDRQVLLDALGELAEHARAEGVTLFLEPLNRYEDHMVNRLDEAVALCAALGLPSVRVVADTFHMNIEEDDMHRALRAAAPYLGHVQVSDSNRLQPGAGHLDWPALVRTLLELDYQGWLALECRLRGDPVRALQQAATVLRHALPRKAAA; encoded by the coding sequence ATGACCACCATCGCGCTGGCCTGCCAGGAACAACTCCTGCCGGGCACCGACCTGATCCAGAAGTACGCCCTCGCGGCCGCCCTCGGCTACCAGGGCATCGAGCTGCGCGGCCGTGGCGACCTGGCGTTCGCCCGCCGCCTGCCCGAGCTGCGCCGCGCCCGGGCGGCCGGGGTGGTGATGCCCACCGTCTGCGTCGAGATGGACCATTTCATCGGCGACTTCGACCCCGCCCGGTCCGCCGACGCCGTCCGCAACCTGCGCTCGCAGCTCTCGGTGATCGCCGAGCTGGGCGGCGTCGGCGTGATGACCCCGGCAGCCTGGGGAATGTTCTCCCGGCGGCTACCGCCGTTCGAGCCACCGCGCCCGCCAGCCGGCGACCGGCAGGTCCTCCTCGACGCCCTCGGCGAGCTGGCCGAGCACGCCAGGGCCGAGGGGGTCACCCTCTTCCTCGAACCCCTCAACCGGTACGAGGACCACATGGTCAACCGTCTCGACGAGGCGGTCGCGCTCTGCGCCGCGCTCGGGCTGCCCTCGGTCCGGGTGGTCGCTGACACCTTCCACATGAACATCGAGGAGGACGACATGCACCGCGCGCTGCGCGCCGCCGCGCCGTACCTCGGGCACGTGCAGGTCAGCGACTCCAACCGGCTCCAACCCGGCGCCGGGCACCTGGACTGGCCCGCACTGGTGCGTACCCTGCTGGAGCTGGACTACCAGGGCTGGCTGGCCCTGGAGTGCCGGCTGCGCGGCGACCCGGTGCGCGCGCTGCAGCAGGCCGCCACGGTGCTGCGACACGCGCTGCCCCGCAAGGCCGCCGCGTGA
- a CDS encoding MGH1-like glycoside hydrolase domain-containing protein yields the protein MTAGGVTADADPARTGGPGDVAGLRRLAVDTLDANWEHDHTVPSRTLYPHQWSWDSAFIAIGLAQIRPERAWRELASLFRAQWADGRVPHIVFNPAMRVGAYFPGPEMWRSADAQGAPTVATSGLVQPPVHALAAWLAYRRAPGPAGLAALGGLYPALVAQQRYLADRRDVAGDGLVCIVHPWESGLDNSPAWDEPMAAVEAEAAVMRAYRRHDTTHADAAHRPTDLDYARYLAIVTAYRDHGYSDRDLAGGHPFLVECPLFNAAFGAAEHALAEIAALIGADPGPHRVRAARVTEALLRRLFDPSTGTFQPRDLRTDRLVGARTVLGLTPLILPDLPARHADALVVEARSARFGVARRMDRPLPTHDRTAPDFEPLRYWRGPSWLNIGWLVRRGLLAHGHPELAAGLRRSMVGLVAGAGCHEYFHPDTGAGLGSPAFSWTAALLLDLLAE from the coding sequence GTGACCGCCGGTGGGGTGACCGCCGACGCCGACCCGGCCCGCACCGGTGGGCCGGGCGACGTCGCCGGGCTGCGCCGACTCGCGGTCGACACGCTCGACGCCAACTGGGAACACGACCACACCGTGCCGTCGCGCACGCTCTACCCGCACCAGTGGAGCTGGGACTCCGCGTTCATCGCGATCGGCCTGGCCCAGATCCGCCCCGAACGAGCCTGGCGGGAGCTGGCGAGCCTCTTCCGAGCGCAGTGGGCTGACGGACGGGTGCCGCACATCGTGTTCAACCCGGCGATGCGCGTCGGCGCGTACTTCCCGGGGCCGGAGATGTGGCGTTCGGCGGACGCCCAGGGCGCACCGACGGTGGCCACCTCCGGGCTGGTCCAGCCGCCGGTGCACGCGCTCGCCGCGTGGCTGGCGTACCGGCGGGCGCCCGGCCCGGCCGGCCTGGCCGCGCTGGGCGGGCTCTATCCCGCCCTGGTCGCCCAGCAGCGCTACCTGGCCGACCGGCGCGACGTCGCCGGCGACGGGTTGGTCTGCATCGTGCATCCGTGGGAGTCCGGGTTGGACAACAGCCCCGCCTGGGACGAGCCGATGGCCGCGGTCGAAGCCGAGGCGGCCGTCATGCGGGCGTACCGTCGGCATGACACCACCCACGCCGACGCCGCGCACCGCCCCACGGACCTGGACTACGCGCGCTACCTGGCGATCGTCACCGCCTACCGGGACCACGGCTACTCCGACCGCGACCTCGCCGGCGGTCACCCGTTCCTGGTGGAGTGCCCGCTGTTCAACGCGGCGTTCGGGGCTGCCGAACACGCCCTGGCCGAGATCGCCGCGCTCATCGGCGCCGACCCCGGGCCGCACCGGGTCCGCGCGGCCCGGGTCACCGAGGCACTCCTACGACGGCTGTTCGACCCGAGCACCGGCACGTTCCAGCCCCGCGACCTGCGCACCGACCGGCTGGTCGGCGCCCGTACCGTGCTGGGGCTGACGCCGTTGATCCTGCCCGACCTGCCGGCGCGGCACGCCGACGCGCTGGTCGTCGAGGCCCGGTCGGCCCGGTTCGGGGTGGCCCGGCGGATGGACCGGCCGTTGCCCACCCACGACCGCACCGCGCCCGATTTCGAGCCGCTGCGCTACTGGCGCGGGCCGAGTTGGCTGAACATCGGCTGGCTGGTCCGGCGCGGGCTGCTCGCGCACGGGCACCCGGAGCTGGCCGCCGGACTACGCCGCTCGATGGTCGGCCTGGTCGCCGGAGCGGGCTGCCACGAGTACTTCCACCCGGACACCGGCGCCGGGCTGGGCTCGCCGGCGTTCAGCTGGACCGCCGCGCTGCTGCTCGACCTGCTGGCGGAGTGA
- a CDS encoding NUDIX hydrolase — translation MREIDKVAWILLEDGRVLSTRSSGKDVWYLPGGKREPGETDLETLHREIDEELSVEVDVRGAEHLGTFTAQAHGHASDVTVRMTCYRAGYRGQLRPASEIAEMAWLGYADRHRTSPVDQLIFDHLRSADLLR, via the coding sequence GTGCGCGAGATCGACAAGGTGGCCTGGATCCTCCTCGAGGACGGGCGGGTGCTGAGCACCCGATCCTCGGGCAAGGACGTCTGGTACCTGCCGGGGGGCAAGCGCGAGCCGGGCGAGACCGACCTGGAGACCCTGCACCGGGAGATCGACGAGGAGTTGAGCGTCGAGGTGGACGTACGCGGCGCGGAGCACCTGGGCACGTTCACCGCGCAGGCGCACGGGCACGCGTCCGACGTCACCGTCCGCATGACCTGCTACCGGGCCGGATATCGGGGGCAGTTGCGCCCGGCCAGCGAGATCGCCGAGATGGCCTGGCTCGGGTACGCCGACCGGCACCGCACCTCCCCGGTCGACCAGCTCATCTTCGACCACCTGCGGTCGGCGGACCTGCTGCGCTGA
- a CDS encoding DUF2267 domain-containing protein, which translates to MTDSAGGDGFPHFIDAVSRRSGLPTEQAAALARAVLQTMAERVTGGPPDALAWHLPNNVGGYLTGPTPDPAGAVGPDLGVGPYVGGGPEPGVGGLDTGVDLEVGGAAAPPPPADAGPADFLRRVGQRAGVDPATARAGTGAVFATLREAMTVREFREMVARLPRDDDGGGPAPVPPDPYLF; encoded by the coding sequence GTGACCGACAGCGCGGGCGGCGACGGGTTCCCGCACTTCATCGACGCGGTGTCCCGGCGGTCCGGCCTACCGACCGAGCAGGCCGCCGCCCTCGCCCGCGCCGTCCTGCAGACGATGGCCGAGCGCGTGACCGGCGGCCCGCCGGATGCGCTGGCCTGGCACCTTCCGAACAACGTGGGCGGTTACCTGACCGGCCCGACCCCGGATCCGGCCGGGGCCGTTGGCCCGGACCTCGGCGTGGGGCCGTATGTGGGCGGTGGCCCGGAACCCGGCGTGGGTGGGCTGGACACCGGCGTGGATCTGGAGGTCGGTGGCGCCGCGGCGCCTCCACCACCGGCGGATGCCGGTCCGGCGGACTTCCTTCGTCGGGTGGGACAGCGCGCCGGGGTGGACCCGGCCACCGCTCGGGCCGGTACCGGCGCCGTGTTCGCCACCCTGCGGGAGGCGATGACCGTCCGAGAGTTCCGGGAGATGGTGGCGCGACTGCCGCGCGACGACGACGGCGGTGGGCCTGCGCCCGTTCCGCCGGATCCGTACCTGTTCTGA